From Kineosporia corallincola, one genomic window encodes:
- a CDS encoding 5'-3' exonuclease: MPVPLLLAVDGNSLLHRAHHAMAQGDLRDTGGAPVWALKGLVSFLATASARLRPDALVVGFDCSAGESVRRGDYDGYKAHRPEKPEDLSLQLDAAPGFLAAAGVTVVVPKGYEADDVMASSARAARKQGWRTTVVTSDRDMFALVDDTTSVLRVMNGGIDGSPLIDPEGLQTQYGVRPDQYKDFAALRGDASDNLPGAFGIGPKRAARLLTEFDSVEKVYGALDEGREADVAALIGPAATTALAGDEARANVARNQHLMEMRRDLRIPKIATMVLPLDQQRLQDTLRARDIRLGGSLWSLTGAEPPSWYGERVYGQGPRRRGEPRDRVITLPRPLGGRAAQRAAALAEAGQMSLF, encoded by the coding sequence GTGCCCGTTCCCCTGCTGCTGGCTGTCGACGGCAACAGCCTCCTGCACCGCGCTCATCACGCGATGGCCCAGGGCGATCTGCGCGATACCGGCGGCGCCCCGGTCTGGGCCCTGAAGGGCCTGGTCAGCTTTCTCGCCACGGCCTCGGCCCGGTTGCGGCCCGACGCCCTGGTGGTCGGCTTCGACTGCTCGGCCGGTGAGTCGGTGCGGCGCGGGGACTACGACGGGTACAAGGCGCACCGTCCGGAGAAGCCCGAAGACCTCAGCCTCCAGCTCGACGCCGCCCCCGGTTTCCTGGCCGCGGCGGGCGTGACCGTGGTGGTGCCGAAGGGCTACGAGGCGGACGACGTGATGGCCTCGTCCGCGCGCGCCGCCCGCAAGCAGGGCTGGCGCACCACCGTGGTCACCAGCGACCGCGACATGTTCGCCCTGGTCGACGACACCACCTCGGTGCTGCGGGTGATGAACGGCGGCATCGACGGCTCGCCGCTGATCGACCCGGAGGGGTTGCAGACCCAGTACGGCGTGCGGCCCGACCAGTACAAGGACTTCGCCGCACTGCGCGGCGACGCCTCCGACAACCTGCCCGGCGCGTTCGGCATCGGCCCCAAGCGCGCGGCCAGGCTGCTCACCGAGTTCGACTCGGTCGAGAAGGTCTACGGGGCGCTCGACGAGGGACGCGAGGCCGACGTGGCCGCGCTGATCGGCCCGGCCGCCACCACCGCGCTGGCCGGCGACGAGGCCCGGGCCAACGTGGCCCGCAACCAGCACCTCATGGAGATGCGGCGCGACCTGCGCATCCCGAAGATCGCCACGATGGTGCTGCCGCTCGACCAGCAGCGCCTGCAAGACACGCTGCGCGCCCGCGACATCCGCCTCGGCGGCTCGCTGTGGTCGCTCACCGGGGCCGAGCCGCCGTCGTGGTACGGCGAGCGGGTGTACGGGCAGGGCCCGCGCCGGCGCGGCGAGCCCAGGGACCGGGTGATCACCCTGCCCCGCCCACTGGGCGGCCGGGCCGCGCAACGGGCCGCCGCCCTGGCCGAGGCCGGGCAGATGAGTCTGTTCTGA
- a CDS encoding MFS transporter, with protein MHSVLFPRHPVIRALTLSTMASALAKGVFYTVSALYFTRVAGLSATMVGLGLTVAGGAGVAGSFLTGRLCDVFGAGRVLLVSSGGVAVALLLYPAARTPPVFTVIACAAVGLQAAQSTARTTVMAVAFPGPDRVAVRARIRVVVNVFIGLGSVLAGAALLIGTAPAYTTAVVAVGLLNAVSCVPLWLLRDIGSRPREDVAPLPEGGSPLRDPRYLLVTALNGVMAMHFGLTSVGIPLWVAARTQAPTVVVSVLLVLNTVLVALLQVRVSRGTDDIPTAARAVGTAGLLLALACALYAAAALAGPAVAVLVLVLGAVAHAFAEMRGEAGSWGLAFELADPRRPGAYQGVSQTGYALGGMLAPLVVTATAIRHGSLGWALLAVLFVAAGGLTMLVTASARRPVAIVEETAG; from the coding sequence ATGCACTCCGTCCTGTTCCCCCGGCATCCCGTGATCCGGGCCCTCACTCTCTCGACGATGGCCTCGGCCCTGGCCAAAGGTGTCTTCTACACCGTCAGCGCGCTCTATTTCACCCGTGTGGCCGGGCTTTCCGCCACCATGGTCGGCCTCGGCCTGACCGTCGCGGGCGGGGCCGGGGTGGCCGGGTCGTTCCTCACCGGGCGGTTGTGCGACGTGTTCGGGGCGGGCCGGGTGCTGCTGGTCTCCAGCGGTGGGGTGGCCGTGGCGCTGCTGCTCTACCCCGCCGCCCGCACTCCGCCGGTGTTCACCGTGATCGCCTGCGCCGCGGTCGGTCTCCAGGCGGCGCAGTCCACGGCCCGCACCACGGTGATGGCGGTGGCCTTCCCCGGGCCGGACCGGGTGGCGGTGCGGGCCCGGATCCGGGTGGTGGTGAACGTGTTCATCGGCCTCGGCTCGGTGCTGGCCGGGGCGGCCCTGCTGATCGGGACGGCACCGGCCTACACCACGGCGGTGGTCGCGGTCGGCCTGCTGAACGCCGTCTCCTGTGTGCCGTTGTGGCTCCTGCGGGACATTGGCTCGCGGCCCCGCGAGGACGTCGCACCGCTGCCCGAGGGCGGCTCGCCGCTGCGCGACCCGCGCTACCTGCTGGTGACGGCCCTGAACGGGGTGATGGCCATGCACTTCGGCCTCACCTCGGTGGGCATCCCGCTCTGGGTGGCCGCCCGCACGCAGGCACCGACCGTGGTGGTCTCGGTGCTGCTGGTGCTGAACACGGTGCTGGTGGCGCTGCTCCAGGTGCGGGTGTCACGGGGCACCGACGACATCCCGACCGCTGCCCGGGCCGTCGGCACGGCCGGGCTGCTGCTCGCGCTGGCCTGCGCGTTGTACGCCGCCGCGGCACTGGCCGGGCCGGCCGTGGCGGTGCTCGTGCTGGTGCTCGGGGCAGTGGCCCACGCGTTCGCCGAGATGCGGGGCGAGGCGGGCAGCTGGGGTCTGGCCTTCGAGCTGGCCGACCCGCGGCGCCCGGGCGCCTACCAGGGGGTCAGCCAGACCGGCTACGCGCTCGGTGGCATGCTGGCGCCGCTGGTGGTGACGGCGACCGCGATCCGGCACGGCTCGCTCGGCTGGGCGCTGCTGGCGGTGCTGTTCGTGGCGGCGGGTGGCCTGACGATGCTGGTCACCGCATCGGCGCGGCGTCCGGTGGCGATAGTGGAGGAGACGGCGGGGTGA
- the hrpA gene encoding ATP-dependent RNA helicase HrpA, translating to MSTETWISAVNELRSSLDGVSLSDARRLGRQLDSVQHARRRTEDEKTAELARIEREIGSATARVESRRASVPALTYPDQLPVSRRREDLLKTIAEHQVVIVAGETGSGKTTQLPKICLELGRGVRGMIGHTQPRRLAARSVAERITEEVGGQLGETIGYAVRFTDQVSDSTLVKLMTDGILLAEIQRDRLLSRYDTIIIDEAHERSLTIDFLLGYLKQLLPRRPDLKVVITSATIDPEAFSRHFDDAPIVEVSGRTYPVEVRYRPLVLVEETDEEGNTTEITRDPIEAVIEAVDELEAEGPGDVLVFFSGEREIRDAAEALNRHVGPSTEVVPLYARLSAAEQHRVFSPHSGRRIVLATNVAETSLTVPGIRYVIDPGTARISRYSFRTKVQRLPIEKVSQASANQRKGRCGRLSDGICIRLYSEEDFDSRPEFTDPEILRTNLAAVILQMTSLNLGEVERFPFLEPPDPRQIKDGTALLNELGAIDPEQTEQRKRLTGMGRTLAQLPVDPRLARMLVEADRNGCLADVLVIVSALSIQDPRERPTDKQAQADQSHARFKDQRSDFLSYVNLWNYVVGKQKEYGSGRFRRMCRDEFLHSQRIREWQDLHGQLRQVLRGAGIRVAGGRATSSFDPEAVDVEEHEDAVEPVSDATAEKVHLSLLSGLLSQVGLKEGETREYLGARSAKFAIQPGSALFRSTPRWVMVGELVETSRLWGRTAARIDPLWIERLGGHLVKRHYSEPRWEKKRGSAVATERVTLYGIPVVTGRTVGYGRIDPEVSRELFIRHALVEGEWRTNHQFFHENRKLLDDVGSLEDKVRRRDIVVDDQALFDFYDQRIPADVVSVAHFDSWWKKARRDRPDQLSFWTSMLFAPQAPKVSAEDYPALWPVGDLRLRVTYQFEPGTAADGVTVHLPLTALNQVREQDFEWQIPGLRQELVTELIRSLPKPIRKGLSPAPDRARAVLERLADTEPGSEPLFPALEDELYEVTGVDVPEGSWDLSKVPDHLKVTFRVEDDKGARLAEGKNLTALREKLKPRLRKEISSAVSQVEATGLTSFPATPVPRSVEHRTAGLTVQGYPALVDRGTHVDLKVLDDQGDQRRSMRAGTRRLIVLNTASPAKSVLARLSNRQKLALAQAPHKTPSDLFDDCLGAAVDDLVDRAGGPAWDRAGFERLLLEVRQEIHPTVTGVLVTTSTVLGLAREIELGLKSTSSPALLPGLTDLRSQLAALVFPGFVTATGAGKLPDLVRYLQAIQRRLERLPDRHQRDRGLQEQVLAVRAEFQAAVAKLPPSRRRDDDVIGVRWMLEELRVGLFGGGLKTAYPVSEQRVRKAIADLA from the coding sequence ATGAGCACAGAAACCTGGATTTCAGCTGTCAACGAGCTACGCAGTTCCCTGGACGGCGTGTCGCTGAGTGACGCCCGCCGGCTGGGCCGGCAGCTCGACTCGGTGCAGCACGCCCGGCGCCGCACCGAGGACGAGAAGACGGCCGAGCTGGCCCGGATCGAGCGGGAGATCGGCAGCGCGACCGCCCGGGTTGAGTCCCGGCGCGCGTCCGTGCCGGCGCTCACCTATCCGGACCAGCTGCCGGTCAGCCGCCGGCGCGAGGACCTGCTGAAGACGATCGCCGAGCACCAGGTGGTGATCGTCGCGGGCGAGACCGGCTCGGGCAAGACCACCCAGCTGCCGAAGATCTGCCTGGAACTGGGCCGGGGCGTGCGCGGCATGATCGGGCACACCCAGCCCCGGCGGCTGGCGGCCCGCTCGGTGGCCGAGCGGATCACCGAGGAGGTCGGCGGCCAGCTCGGCGAGACCATCGGCTACGCAGTGCGTTTCACCGACCAGGTGAGCGACTCCACGCTGGTCAAGCTGATGACCGACGGCATCCTGCTGGCCGAGATCCAGCGCGACCGGCTGCTGTCCCGCTACGACACGATCATCATCGACGAGGCGCACGAGCGCAGCCTCACCATCGACTTCCTGCTCGGTTACCTCAAGCAGCTGCTCCCCCGGCGTCCCGACCTGAAGGTCGTCATCACCTCCGCCACCATCGACCCGGAGGCGTTCTCGCGGCATTTCGACGACGCGCCGATCGTCGAGGTGTCGGGCCGCACCTACCCGGTCGAGGTCCGCTACCGCCCGCTGGTGCTGGTGGAGGAGACCGACGAGGAGGGCAACACCACCGAGATCACCCGCGACCCGATCGAGGCGGTGATCGAGGCGGTCGACGAGCTGGAGGCCGAGGGCCCGGGCGACGTGCTGGTGTTCTTCAGCGGCGAGCGCGAGATCCGCGACGCCGCCGAGGCGCTGAACCGGCACGTCGGTCCCTCGACCGAGGTCGTGCCGCTGTACGCCCGGCTGTCCGCCGCCGAGCAGCACCGGGTGTTCTCGCCGCACTCCGGCCGGCGCATCGTGCTGGCCACCAATGTGGCCGAGACATCGCTCACCGTGCCGGGTATCAGGTACGTGATCGATCCGGGCACGGCCCGGATCAGCCGCTACAGCTTCCGCACCAAGGTGCAGCGCCTGCCGATCGAGAAGGTGTCGCAGGCCTCGGCCAACCAGCGCAAGGGCCGGTGCGGGCGGCTCTCCGACGGCATCTGCATCCGCCTCTACAGCGAGGAGGACTTCGACAGCCGGCCGGAGTTCACCGACCCGGAGATCCTGCGCACCAACCTGGCGGCCGTCATCCTCCAGATGACGTCGCTGAATCTGGGTGAGGTGGAGCGGTTCCCGTTCCTGGAGCCGCCGGACCCGCGCCAGATCAAGGACGGCACGGCGCTGCTGAACGAGCTCGGCGCCATCGACCCGGAGCAGACCGAGCAGCGCAAACGGCTCACCGGCATGGGCCGTACCCTGGCCCAGCTGCCGGTCGACCCGCGCCTGGCCCGGATGCTGGTGGAGGCCGACCGGAACGGTTGCCTGGCAGACGTTCTGGTGATCGTGTCGGCGCTGTCGATCCAGGACCCGCGGGAGCGGCCGACCGACAAGCAGGCCCAGGCCGACCAGTCGCACGCCCGGTTCAAGGACCAGCGCTCCGACTTCCTGTCGTACGTGAACCTCTGGAACTACGTCGTCGGCAAGCAGAAGGAGTACGGCTCCGGGCGTTTCCGCCGGATGTGCCGCGACGAGTTCCTGCACAGCCAGCGCATCCGGGAGTGGCAGGACCTGCACGGCCAGTTGCGTCAGGTGCTGCGCGGGGCCGGGATCCGGGTGGCGGGTGGACGCGCGACGTCCAGTTTCGATCCGGAAGCGGTCGACGTCGAGGAACATGAGGACGCCGTCGAGCCGGTTTCCGACGCGACGGCCGAAAAGGTGCATCTCTCGCTGCTTTCCGGCCTGCTGTCGCAGGTCGGCCTGAAAGAGGGCGAGACTCGCGAGTATCTCGGCGCCCGCAGCGCGAAGTTCGCGATCCAGCCCGGCTCCGCGCTGTTCCGCAGCACCCCGCGCTGGGTGATGGTGGGCGAGCTGGTCGAGACCAGCCGGCTGTGGGGCCGCACCGCCGCGCGCATCGACCCGCTGTGGATCGAGCGGCTCGGTGGGCACCTGGTCAAGCGGCACTACAGCGAACCGCGCTGGGAGAAGAAACGCGGCTCGGCGGTGGCCACGGAACGCGTGACGCTGTACGGCATTCCGGTGGTCACCGGGCGCACCGTCGGCTACGGGCGGATCGACCCGGAGGTGTCGCGCGAGCTGTTCATCCGGCACGCCCTGGTGGAGGGCGAGTGGCGCACGAACCACCAGTTCTTCCACGAGAACCGCAAACTGCTGGACGACGTCGGGTCGCTCGAGGACAAGGTCCGCCGGCGCGACATCGTGGTGGACGACCAGGCTCTGTTCGACTTCTACGACCAGCGGATCCCCGCCGACGTGGTGTCGGTGGCGCACTTCGACTCGTGGTGGAAGAAGGCCCGGCGGGACCGGCCCGACCAGCTGAGCTTCTGGACGTCCATGCTGTTCGCGCCGCAGGCCCCGAAGGTCTCGGCCGAGGACTACCCGGCGCTGTGGCCGGTCGGGGACCTGCGGTTGCGGGTGACGTACCAGTTCGAGCCGGGCACGGCCGCCGACGGCGTCACCGTGCACCTGCCGCTCACGGCCCTCAACCAGGTGCGTGAGCAGGACTTCGAGTGGCAGATCCCGGGCCTGCGCCAGGAGCTGGTCACCGAGCTGATCCGGTCGCTGCCCAAGCCGATCCGCAAGGGCCTGAGCCCGGCGCCGGACCGGGCGCGGGCGGTGCTGGAGCGGCTGGCCGACACCGAACCGGGCTCCGAGCCGCTGTTCCCGGCCCTGGAGGACGAGCTGTACGAGGTCACCGGCGTGGACGTGCCGGAGGGCTCGTGGGACCTGTCCAAGGTGCCCGACCACCTGAAGGTCACGTTCCGGGTGGAAGACGACAAGGGCGCCCGGCTGGCCGAGGGCAAGAACCTGACCGCGCTCCGGGAGAAGCTGAAACCCCGCCTGCGCAAGGAGATCTCGTCCGCCGTGTCGCAGGTCGAGGCGACCGGCCTGACCAGCTTCCCGGCCACGCCGGTGCCGCGCTCGGTGGAGCACCGCACGGCCGGGCTGACCGTGCAGGGTTACCCGGCCCTGGTCGACCGCGGCACCCACGTCGATCTGAAGGTGCTCGACGACCAGGGCGACCAGCGGCGCTCGATGCGGGCCGGCACCCGGCGGCTGATCGTGCTGAACACCGCCTCGCCGGCGAAGAGTGTGCTGGCCCGGCTCAGCAACCGGCAGAAGCTGGCGCTGGCGCAGGCCCCGCACAAGACGCCGTCGGACCTGTTCGACGACTGTCTCGGCGCCGCGGTCGACGACCTGGTCGACCGGGCCGGCGGCCCGGCCTGGGACCGCGCCGGGTTCGAGCGGCTACTCTTGGAGGTCCGGCAGGAGATCCACCCGACCGTGACCGGGGTGCTGGTGACGACGTCCACCGTTCTGGGTCTGGCCCGGGAGATCGAGCTGGGACTGAAGTCGACGTCGAGCCCGGCGCTGCTGCCCGGCCTGACCGACCTGCGCTCGCAACTGGCGGCGCTGGTGTTCCCGGGGTTCGTCACCGCGACCGGCGCCGGCAAGCTGCCCGACCTGGTGCGCTACCTCCAGGCGATCCAGCGCCGACTGGAGAGGCTGCCCGACCGCCACCAGCGCGACCGGGGACTCCAGGAGCAGGTGCTGGCGGTGCGGGCCGAGTTCCAGGCAGCGGTGGCCAAGCTGCCGCCCTCCCGGCGGCGCGACGACGACGTGATCGGCGTGCGCTGGATGCTGGAGGAGCTGCGGGTGGGCCTGTTCGGGGGCGGGCTGAAGACCGCCTACCCGGTGTCGGAACAGCGGGTGCGCAAGGCGATCGCCGACCTGGCCTGA
- a CDS encoding GntR family transcriptional regulator — translation MSQGRRSVLLDRLEPRRTGSPQQVILDELRRVILEGGAPPGTLIPLAEVAALFGVSPIPVREALKTLVGENLVTHRPNAGYVVARLTRRELAEIYLVRGVLESAALRAAVEMATPADVAAARRAHAALENLQTDWDPRGYHRESRHFHLALIAPCRMRRLMRMFESAWNVTEPFQPMRWLPDTERAELHGEHTTMLQAFIDRDADTLLEVAAGHHRRLENVIGTLPERAGLLADPEDI, via the coding sequence ATGAGCCAGGGACGGCGTTCGGTGCTGCTCGACCGGCTGGAGCCGCGCCGCACCGGCAGCCCGCAGCAGGTGATCCTCGACGAGCTGCGCCGGGTGATCCTGGAGGGTGGTGCGCCGCCCGGCACCCTGATCCCGCTCGCCGAGGTGGCCGCGCTGTTCGGGGTCAGCCCGATCCCGGTGCGTGAGGCGCTGAAGACGCTGGTCGGCGAGAACCTGGTGACGCACCGGCCGAACGCCGGCTACGTGGTGGCCCGGCTGACCCGCCGCGAGCTGGCCGAGATCTACCTGGTGCGCGGGGTGCTGGAGTCCGCCGCGCTGCGGGCGGCGGTCGAGATGGCGACCCCGGCCGACGTCGCCGCGGCCCGCCGGGCGCACGCCGCCCTGGAGAACCTCCAGACCGACTGGGACCCGCGCGGTTACCACCGGGAGAGCCGGCACTTCCACCTCGCCCTGATCGCCCCCTGCCGGATGCGGCGGCTGATGCGGATGTTCGAGTCGGCGTGGAACGTGACCGAGCCGTTCCAGCCGATGCGCTGGCTGCCCGACACCGAGCGCGCCGAACTGCACGGCGAGCACACCACCATGCTCCAGGCCTTCATCGACCGGGACGCGGACACCCTGCTGGAGGTGGCCGCCGGGCACCACCGGCGGCTGGAGAACGTGATCGGCACCCTGCCGGAACGCGCCGGGTTGCTGGCGGATCCGGAAGATATATGA
- a CDS encoding MarR family winged helix-turn-helix transcriptional regulator, which translates to MSEPQWLSDDEQGAWRKLAAVFTLLPASLDAQLQHDASLTHFAYFALAMLSEAPDRALRMSELAARSSSSPSRLSHTISRLENRGYVRRTRAAEDGRGQVAQMTDEGFAALVEMAPGHVNAVRHFVFDALSPEQVGQLEEICSAILAKVDPDGTLVPPPPPGSGSTSTC; encoded by the coding sequence GTGAGTGAACCGCAGTGGCTGAGTGACGACGAGCAGGGGGCGTGGCGCAAGCTGGCCGCGGTCTTCACCCTGCTACCGGCCTCGCTCGACGCCCAGTTGCAGCATGACGCCTCGCTCACGCACTTCGCCTACTTCGCCCTGGCCATGCTGTCCGAGGCGCCCGACAGAGCCCTGCGGATGAGTGAGCTGGCGGCCCGCTCCAGCAGCTCGCCCAGCCGGCTGTCGCACACCATCAGCCGGCTGGAGAACCGCGGCTACGTGCGTCGCACCCGGGCCGCCGAGGACGGCCGCGGCCAGGTGGCCCAGATGACCGACGAGGGCTTCGCCGCGCTGGTCGAGATGGCACCCGGGCACGTGAACGCGGTGCGGCACTTCGTGTTCGACGCGCTCAGCCCCGAGCAGGTCGGGCAGCTGGAAGAGATCTGCTCGGCGATCCTGGCCAAGGTCGACCCGGACGGCACGCTGGTGCCGCCGCCACCTCCCGGCAGCGGCAGCACCAGCACCTGCTGA
- a CDS encoding NCS1 family nucleobase:cation symporter-1, with translation MADDILHLTPDHPAGTPLIKDGYDPRLTNDDLAPLAEQKWGTYNIFAFWMSDVHSVGGYVTAGSLFALGLTSWQVLVSLVAGILIVQFFCNLVAKPSQVSGVPYPVICRAPFGVKGANIPAIIRGSIAVAWYGIQTYLASAALDVVLVRLFDGLAAYGPTGTHSFLGLSYLGWGTYALLWVLQAGVFWMGMESIRRFIDFCGPAVYVVMFALCGYLLWKSDWHVSLNLSSENLTGWSVVTTMLSAIALVVSYFSGPMLNFGDFSRYGRSFDAVKRGNLLGLPVNFFVFSILTVLTAAATLPVFGELITDPVETVSRIDNTFAIVLGALTFTTATIGINIVANFISPAFDFSNVDPQRISWRTGGMIAAVGSVVLTPWNWYDNADAIQYTLGVLGALIGPLFGVLIADYYLVRRQQLVVDDLYTMSETGKYWYSGGYNPDAVYSTAIAGVVSIASVLVPSITGSGTWISDYSWFIGCGLAFAAYCLIAGRAGSVTRRAL, from the coding sequence ATGGCTGACGACATCCTGCACCTGACCCCCGACCACCCGGCCGGGACGCCCCTGATCAAGGACGGGTACGACCCGCGCCTGACCAACGACGACCTCGCGCCGCTGGCCGAGCAGAAGTGGGGCACCTACAACATCTTCGCGTTCTGGATGTCCGACGTGCACAGCGTCGGCGGATACGTTACCGCGGGAAGCCTTTTCGCTCTCGGCCTGACCTCCTGGCAGGTGCTCGTCAGCCTGGTGGCGGGCATCCTCATCGTCCAGTTCTTCTGCAACCTGGTGGCGAAACCCAGCCAGGTGTCCGGGGTTCCGTACCCGGTGATCTGCCGGGCGCCGTTCGGTGTGAAAGGCGCCAACATCCCGGCGATCATCCGCGGCTCGATCGCGGTGGCCTGGTACGGCATCCAGACCTACCTGGCCTCGGCCGCCCTCGACGTGGTGCTGGTGCGGCTGTTCGACGGCCTGGCCGCCTACGGACCCACCGGGACCCACAGCTTCCTCGGCCTGTCCTACCTGGGCTGGGGCACCTACGCGCTGCTCTGGGTGCTCCAGGCGGGCGTGTTCTGGATGGGCATGGAGAGCATCCGGCGATTCATCGACTTCTGCGGCCCGGCCGTCTACGTGGTGATGTTCGCGCTCTGCGGCTACCTGCTGTGGAAGTCGGACTGGCACGTGTCGCTGAACCTGTCGTCGGAGAACCTGACCGGCTGGAGTGTGGTCACCACCATGCTCTCGGCGATCGCCCTGGTCGTCTCCTACTTCTCCGGCCCGATGCTGAACTTCGGCGACTTCTCGCGCTACGGCCGTAGTTTCGACGCGGTGAAGCGCGGCAACCTGCTCGGCCTGCCGGTCAACTTCTTCGTCTTCTCGATCCTCACCGTGCTCACCGCCGCCGCCACCCTGCCGGTGTTCGGCGAGCTGATCACCGACCCGGTCGAGACCGTGTCGCGCATCGACAACACCTTCGCCATCGTGCTCGGCGCCCTGACCTTCACCACCGCCACGATCGGCATCAACATCGTGGCCAACTTCATCTCCCCCGCGTTCGACTTCTCCAACGTCGACCCGCAGCGGATCAGCTGGCGCACCGGCGGCATGATCGCCGCCGTGGGCTCGGTCGTCCTGACGCCGTGGAACTGGTACGACAACGCCGACGCCATCCAGTACACGCTGGGTGTGCTCGGCGCCCTGATCGGCCCGCTGTTCGGGGTGCTGATCGCGGACTACTACCTGGTGCGCCGCCAGCAGTTGGTGGTGGACGACCTGTACACCATGTCGGAGACCGGAAAATACTGGTACTCGGGCGGTTACAACCCGGACGCGGTGTACTCCACGGCGATCGCCGGAGTGGTGTCGATCGCCTCGGTGCTGGTGCCGTCGATCACCGGTTCGGGCACCTGGATCAGCGACTACAGCTGGTTCATCGGCTGCGGGCTGGCATTCGCGGCGTACTGCCTGATCGCCGGGCGGGCCGGGTCGGTCACCCGCCGGGCCCTCTGA
- a CDS encoding ArsR/SmtB family transcription factor: MFARYVLAPADLTEVRFAISPLHEMSLSLKAFRDPGRFPLHLRWCQEVQGRRAGLDEEMLLALTNDLLWVPDLLTPHPQLPLTQIHEQLDVIGTVPPRVLLADIAVLHPRGLPSVLTGRPATVQRRVVRALRDYWDACLEPYWPRLRQLLEADVAYRGREIVRHGSARMFAGLSERIRLRDGVLEVRRSSTGGFTRDTAGRGLTLVPSVFTSGTMTPISPDEDPLVIYAARGVGTLWQPARPVTPAALAALIGRPRAGLLAELSVPASSTELAARHGTTPAAVNQHLRALRAGGLLTSDRSGRSVLYRRSDLGDALITSTSP; encoded by the coding sequence ATGTTCGCGCGCTACGTGCTGGCCCCCGCCGACCTCACCGAGGTCCGTTTCGCCATCTCGCCACTGCACGAGATGTCGCTCTCACTCAAGGCTTTCCGCGATCCCGGCCGGTTCCCGCTGCACCTGCGCTGGTGTCAGGAGGTGCAGGGGCGCCGGGCCGGGCTGGACGAGGAGATGCTGCTCGCCCTCACCAACGACCTGCTGTGGGTGCCCGACCTGCTCACCCCGCACCCGCAGCTGCCGCTCACCCAGATCCACGAGCAGCTCGACGTGATCGGCACCGTGCCGCCGCGCGTGCTGCTGGCCGACATCGCCGTGCTGCACCCCCGGGGCCTGCCGTCCGTGCTGACCGGGCGGCCCGCCACCGTGCAGCGCCGGGTGGTGCGGGCCCTGCGCGACTACTGGGACGCCTGCCTCGAACCGTACTGGCCCCGCCTGCGGCAGCTGCTGGAGGCCGACGTGGCCTACCGCGGCCGGGAGATCGTGCGGCACGGGTCGGCCCGGATGTTCGCCGGCCTGTCCGAGCGGATCCGGCTGCGCGACGGGGTGCTGGAGGTGCGCCGCAGCAGCACCGGCGGATTCACCCGGGACACCGCCGGGCGCGGCCTCACCCTGGTGCCGTCGGTGTTCACCAGCGGCACGATGACGCCGATCTCGCCGGACGAGGACCCGCTGGTGATCTACGCGGCCCGGGGGGTGGGCACGCTGTGGCAGCCGGCCCGGCCGGTCACCCCGGCGGCGCTGGCCGCGCTGATCGGCCGGCCCCGGGCCGGGCTGCTGGCCGAGCTGTCGGTGCCGGCCTCCTCCACCGAGCTCGCCGCCCGGCACGGCACCACCCCGGCCGCCGTCAACCAGCACCTGCGGGCCCTGCGCGCGGGGGGCCTGCTCACCTCGGACCGGTCGGGCCGCTCGGTGCTGTACCGCCGTTCCGACCTGGGTGACGCGCTGATCACCTCGACGTCCCCGTGA
- a CDS encoding Rieske (2Fe-2S) protein, with protein sequence MTATLRSTGETQTASATTPTPEGGGFSRRRAIAVCSFSLLGAAGLAACGGGSDDDTASGTSSSSSSDTGTGTDATTGSSSEGGQVIAKVSDIAEGDAASYTLDGDPLIVAMPEADEPVAFSAVCPHQGATVQVQGDELVCPLHQSKFEKLTGKFISGPANASLTEVQVEVSDGNIVTA encoded by the coding sequence ATGACTGCAACCCTCCGCAGCACCGGAGAGACGCAGACTGCTTCCGCGACCACCCCGACGCCCGAGGGCGGCGGCTTCAGCCGCCGCCGCGCCATCGCGGTGTGCTCGTTCAGCCTGCTCGGCGCGGCCGGCCTGGCCGCCTGCGGAGGCGGGAGCGACGACGATACTGCCTCGGGCACCTCGTCGAGCAGCTCGTCCGACACCGGAACCGGCACCGACGCGACCACCGGCAGCTCCTCCGAGGGCGGCCAGGTGATCGCCAAGGTGTCGGACATCGCCGAGGGCGACGCCGCCAGTTACACGCTCGACGGTGACCCGCTGATCGTGGCGATGCCGGAGGCAGACGAGCCGGTGGCCTTCTCCGCGGTCTGCCCGCATCAGGGCGCGACCGTGCAGGTGCAGGGCGACGAGCTGGTGTGCCCGCTGCACCAGTCGAAGTTCGAGAAGCTGACGGGCAAGTTCATCTCCGGGCCGGCGAACGCGTCGCTCACCGAGGTTCAGGTCGAGGTCAGCGACGGCAACATCGTCACGGCCTGA